In a single window of the Limnochorda sp. L945t genome:
- the metG gene encoding methionine--tRNA ligase produces the protein MAQTGKFYITTPIYYPSDRLHVGHAYTTTAADALARWHRFLGEDVFFLTGSDEHGQKIQRKAQDRGVTPRQYVDEIVATFKRLWERLDISYDRFIRTTDADHEQVVQHVFQTIYDKGDIYKSTYEGWYCVQCETFWLESKLVDGKCPDCGRPVELLQEESYFFRLSKYADRLLRHIEEHPEFIQPPGRRNEMVAFIRQGLEDLCVSRTTFDWGVPVPVDSRHVVYVWFDALTNYLTGVGYLRDDARFRRYWPADVHLVGKEIVRFHTIIWPIILMALDLPLPRRVFGHGWLLFDQAKMSKSKGNVVDPDVLIDRYGSDAIRYFLLREISFGQDGNFSEEALVDRINADLANDLGNLVYRSLTMLERYADGVVPQPGPPTALDRQLQDLARQVAGEARSLLDDLQINTALAAIWRFIGRANKYIDQAEPWREHARRDQDPQAATRLATVLYNLAEALRVTALLVGPFLPRTARSIWEQLGISQAFESQRWEDLAWGRIAPGTRTRKGQPLFPRIETKRQEAGNGPKALESTPVPAATTSAGAPAAPADGIITIDEFARVDLRVATILEAEPVKGSDRLLKLRVDLGEGRPRQVVAGIARWYRPEDLPGKQIVVVANLKPARLRGEISEGMLLAGSTEDGKLALVTPEAALPPGSKVK, from the coding sequence CAGAAGATCCAGCGCAAGGCTCAGGACCGGGGCGTCACTCCCCGGCAGTACGTGGACGAGATCGTGGCGACGTTCAAGCGGTTGTGGGAGCGGCTCGACATCTCCTACGACCGGTTCATCCGCACCACCGACGCCGACCACGAGCAGGTAGTCCAGCACGTCTTCCAGACCATCTACGACAAGGGCGACATCTACAAGAGCACGTACGAGGGCTGGTATTGCGTTCAGTGCGAGACCTTCTGGCTCGAGAGCAAGCTCGTGGACGGCAAGTGCCCCGACTGCGGCCGTCCGGTGGAGCTTCTGCAGGAGGAGAGCTACTTCTTCCGGCTCTCCAAGTACGCCGACCGGCTGCTCCGGCACATCGAGGAGCATCCGGAGTTCATCCAGCCGCCCGGCCGCCGCAACGAGATGGTCGCGTTCATCCGGCAGGGTCTCGAGGACCTCTGCGTCTCGCGCACCACGTTCGACTGGGGCGTGCCCGTGCCCGTCGACTCCCGCCATGTGGTCTACGTCTGGTTCGATGCGCTCACCAACTACCTGACGGGCGTGGGGTACTTGCGGGACGACGCCCGGTTCCGGCGGTACTGGCCCGCCGACGTGCACCTGGTCGGCAAGGAGATCGTGCGGTTCCACACCATCATCTGGCCCATCATCCTGATGGCGCTCGATTTGCCGTTGCCCCGCCGGGTGTTCGGCCACGGGTGGCTCTTGTTCGACCAGGCCAAGATGAGCAAGTCCAAGGGCAACGTCGTCGACCCCGACGTGCTCATCGACCGCTACGGCAGCGACGCCATCCGCTACTTCCTGCTGCGGGAGATCTCGTTCGGGCAGGACGGCAACTTCTCGGAGGAGGCGCTCGTCGACCGGATCAACGCCGACCTCGCCAACGACTTGGGCAACCTGGTCTACCGCAGCCTGACCATGCTCGAGCGGTACGCCGACGGGGTGGTGCCGCAGCCGGGGCCGCCCACGGCCCTCGACCGGCAGCTCCAGGATCTTGCCCGGCAGGTGGCCGGCGAGGCACGCTCGCTGCTCGACGATCTCCAGATCAACACGGCGCTCGCCGCCATCTGGCGCTTCATCGGCCGCGCCAACAAGTACATCGATCAGGCCGAGCCCTGGCGAGAGCACGCGCGGCGGGACCAGGATCCGCAGGCCGCGACCAGGCTCGCCACCGTGCTGTACAACCTTGCCGAGGCGCTGCGGGTGACGGCGCTGCTGGTCGGGCCTTTCCTGCCCCGGACCGCGCGCTCCATCTGGGAGCAACTGGGCATCTCCCAGGCGTTCGAGAGCCAGCGCTGGGAGGACCTGGCCTGGGGCCGCATCGCGCCCGGCACCCGCACCCGCAAGGGCCAGCCCCTCTTTCCGCGCATCGAGACGAAGCGCCAGGAGGCCGGCAACGGCCCGAAGGCCCTGGAGTCCACCCCCGTACCGGCGGCGACGACGAGCGCCGGCGCTCCGGCGGCCCCGGCCGACGGGATCATCACCATCGACGAGTTCGCCCGGGTCGACCTGCGGGTCGCCACCATCCTGGAGGCCGAGCCCGTCAAGGGTTCCGACCGGCTGCTCAAGCTCCGGGTGGACCTGGGGGAGGGACGGCCGCGCCAGGTGGTCGCCGGCATCGCCCGGTGGTACCGGCCCGAGGACCTGCCCGGCAAACAGATCGTGGTGGTGGCCAACCTCAAGCCCGCCCGCCTGCGGGGGGAGATCTCCGAAGGGATGCTGCTGGCCGGTTCGACCGAGGACGGCAAGCTCGCCCTGGTGACGCCGGAGGCGGCCCTGCCGCCGGGCAGCAAAGTGAAGTGA